GCGTCCGGCAAATGTGTTTTGCTTCATTGCGTATCTCCATATCCCGTCTTAAAACCTAAAAAATCATCCCGTAACAAGACGAGTTTTTGTGCTGACAATATGGCCTATAGCAATATCTTTACATTACATCCAGTTTGTTAACATTTTTTGATATGATAATTTTTACCGTAAATCAGCCAGTTGCCCTTATGCAGGCTGGGCTGAGTGTAAACAGACCAGGAATCGTCTGATGTTCATTAATGTAAGGTGACACCGTCACTTTGTAGCTGATGAATTACATGGCGTTTGCGATGGGTTTGGTTGAGTCATATAGGAGCGTCGGGTGGGGATTTTAATAAAAGCGCTTATTGGAGCGCTGGTGGTGGTGTTGATTGGTTTACTGGCGAAAACGCGTAATTATTACATTGCCGGATTAGTGCCTTTATTTCCGACTTTTGCGTTGATCGCCCACTATATAGTGGTGACAGAGCGCAACGTTGCAGCTTTACGCACCACTATTGTTTTCGGGATGTGGGCGATTATTCCCTATTTTGTCTATCTGGCTTCGCTCTGGCTGTTTAGTGCAATGATGCGCATCCCACTGGCCCTGGGGTGTGCCGTGGGATGCTGGGCGCTATCGGCCTGGCTGCTAATTGTTATCTGGACACGCCTGCATTGATGCGTAATCCATCAGGTGATTAAAGATAAAGTTCACGCAGGCTTACCGGGAGTATCATACCGCGCTGCCAACGCACCAGAGTGTGGCGAGTCAGTTCGCCTAATGCCTCGTAAAACGGGTGGCCGGCGCGCTCGGTAAAGCATTCTAAAAAGCGATCGGCCCATGGTAGCAAGTGCCAGGCAAGCAGTTCATCCAGCGCCTGCTGTTCACCGGCCTCTGCCAGCCAGGCCGCCATCAGTAACAGCAGGCCAATATGGTCTTCTGGCTCATTTTGAGCGGCAAGGCTGGCAATATTGTGTTCACGCATCCACTGACGCAGCTCTAGCGTTGAGTCGCCAAATAAGACCTTTTCTTTATCAAGCCAGACTGAACCCCATGGGGCCGCAGGAAGGGCGTAAGGGCCAATAAATAATCTTTGCCATGCTTCATCCAGGTCTGCGCCAGCTGAGCCTTCCTGCATTTTTGCAGCAATTGATGGCAACTCACTAAACGGCATCGGCCACTCGTCAGCCCATTCGGTAGTTGCCAGCATCTGCATCAAAGGTGCAGCTTCCTGGCTGGACGGGGCTGAATAAAATAGTGTTCCCAGCACCCGGCCGGTGAGCGAAATACAGGCCAGACGGTCAGCGTTAGGCGTAATGGTCATGCGAATTCCTTAGTTCAGGGCGTGCTCCCGATAGCTTTGGCGCGCCGTTATTTTATCTTGCCAGTTGAGGCTAAGGTAGCCCGGAGCATCCGGGCTGGACTCAAAGTTTTTCTATTTCCA
This genomic interval from Salmonella enterica subsp. enterica serovar Choleraesuis contains the following:
- a CDS encoding membrane protein; the encoded protein is MGILIKALIGALVVVLIGLLAKTRNYYIAGLVPLFPTFALIAHYIVVTERNVAALRTTIVFGMWAIIPYFVYLASLWLFSAMMRIPLALGCAVGCWALSAWLLIVIWTRLH
- the dmsD gene encoding Tat proofreading chaperone DmsD — translated: MTITPNADRLACISLTGRVLGTLFYSAPSSQEAAPLMQMLATTEWADEWPMPFSELPSIAAKMQEGSAGADLDEAWQRLFIGPYALPAAPWGSVWLDKEKVLFGDSTLELRQWMREHNIASLAAQNEPEDHIGLLLLMAAWLAEAGEQQALDELLAWHLLPWADRFLECFTERAGHPFYEALGELTRHTLVRWQRGMILPVSLRELYL